One genomic window of Methanofastidiosum sp. includes the following:
- a CDS encoding DNA-directed RNA polymerase, with protein MYGERRGGYDRPPREMHKATCAACGQETEVPFKPDGTRPVYCRECYQKKNPRRY; from the coding sequence ATGTATGGTGAAAGAAGAGGGGGATACGACAGACCTCCTCGTGAAATGCACAAGGCAACCTGTGCAGCTTGTGGACAGGAAACTGAAGTTCCATTCAAGCCAGATGGAACAAGACCTGTTTACTGTAGGGAATGCTACCAGAAGAAAAACCCAAGAAGGTATTAA
- the purE gene encoding 5-(carboxyamino)imidazole ribonucleotide mutase, which yields MILIIAGSKSDEQIVNKVKKVFDENKVEYEVQFASAHREPERVAELAKMDKYDIFIAIAGLAAALPGVVAAHTKKPVIGVPVSSKLDGLDALLSIVQMPKGVPVACVGIDNGDNAAYLAMRILGVK from the coding sequence ATGATACTAATTATTGCTGGCTCAAAGAGCGATGAGCAGATAGTAAACAAAGTAAAGAAAGTTTTTGATGAGAATAAAGTTGAATATGAAGTCCAATTTGCTTCTGCCCATAGAGAACCTGAAAGAGTGGCAGAGCTTGCTAAAATGGACAAATATGATATTTTTATCGCTATAGCAGGTTTGGCGGCGGCGCTTCCAGGAGTTGTTGCAGCACATACAAAAAAACCTGTGATAGGCGTTCCCGTTTCTTCTAAACTTGATGGATTAGATGCGCTTCTTTCTATAGTCCAGATGCCAAAAGGCGTTCCAGTGGCATGTGTAGGGATAGATAATGGAGATAATGCTGCCTATCTTGCTATGAGGATTTTAGGAGTGAAGTAA
- a CDS encoding phosphoribosylformylglycinamidine cyclo-ligase — protein sequence MTTPKDYKSSGVDIKVEEKSISALVSVIKDTLHFRKGKIGAAIGDIGSFSGFIEFGDYALSLATDGVGSKVLVAQKLKKYDTVGIDVIAMNVNDVICNGAAPIAFVDYIALEKTSEYMLKEIAKGLLEGAKQSDMPIVGGETATLPDIIKGDGEGFDLAGTCLGVVKKDKIISGKDIVPGDIVIGIESSGIHSNGLTLARKALGEEDYSELLIPTRIYVKQILDLIEKVKVKGMAHITGSGLLNLKRLKKDMGFDLELPEPPSLFKKIMDTGVEIEEMYRTFNMGTGFMVIVSKEDKDKALEILNKYYSSYAIGKVIDQDIITVNIKGLDKSFSL from the coding sequence GTGACAACTCCCAAGGATTACAAATCTTCAGGGGTAGACATAAAAGTTGAAGAAAAATCTATAAGTGCTCTAGTCTCGGTCATCAAGGACACCCTCCATTTTAGAAAAGGAAAGATTGGAGCTGCAATTGGAGACATAGGTAGCTTTTCAGGATTTATAGAATTTGGAGATTACGCCTTATCACTTGCTACTGACGGGGTGGGATCAAAAGTTCTTGTTGCTCAAAAATTAAAAAAATATGACACCGTAGGAATTGATGTTATTGCTATGAACGTTAATGATGTAATATGTAATGGCGCAGCCCCTATTGCTTTCGTAGATTATATTGCTTTAGAGAAAACTTCTGAGTATATGCTCAAAGAAATAGCAAAAGGACTACTAGAAGGTGCTAAACAATCTGATATGCCCATAGTTGGCGGGGAAACTGCTACTCTTCCAGATATAATTAAAGGTGATGGAGAAGGGTTTGATCTTGCAGGGACATGTCTTGGAGTAGTAAAAAAAGATAAAATAATTTCTGGGAAAGATATTGTACCGGGAGATATAGTAATAGGTATCGAATCTTCAGGAATCCACTCAAATGGATTAACACTTGCAAGGAAAGCCTTAGGCGAAGAAGACTATTCTGAACTTTTAATCCCTACAAGGATTTATGTAAAACAGATTTTGGATCTAATTGAAAAGGTAAAAGTAAAAGGAATGGCGCATATAACAGGTAGCGGCCTTCTAAATCTTAAAAGATTAAAAAAAGATATGGGATTTGATCTAGAACTACCAGAACCCCCTTCACTTTTCAAAAAAATTATGGATACTGGAGTAGAAATTGAAGAGATGTACAGGACTTTTAATATGGGAACTGGGTTTATGGTTATAGTTTCAAAAGAAGATAAAGATAAAGCGCTTGAGATTTTAAATAAATACTACAGTTCATATGCTATAGGGAAGGTAATTGATCAAGACATAATTACGGTTAATATTAAGGGTCTTGATAAATCTTTTAGTTTATAA